A DNA window from Undibacterium sp. YM2 contains the following coding sequences:
- the pheS gene encoding phenylalanine--tRNA ligase subunit alpha — protein sequence MNPLDQIVSQARADFLAANDAAALENAKALYLGKSGQITEQMKSLGKLPPEEKKVQGAVINAAKVQIEEALTERRDALANAQMQARLNAEAIDVSLPGRGRGVGGIHPVMRTWQRVEEIFRSIGFDVADGPEIETDWTNFTALNSPENHPARSMQDTFYVDGKDSQGKQLLLRTHTSPMQVRYARMNKPPIKVIAPGRTYRVDSDATHSPMFHQVEGLWIAEDISFADLKGVYLNFVKAFFETDDLQVRFRPSYFPFTEPSAEIDIAFGSGPLKGRWLEVSGSGQVHPSVVRNMGLDPEKYIGFAFGSGLERLTMLRYGVNDLRLFYEGDLRFLKQFN from the coding sequence ATGAACCCTTTAGATCAAATCGTCAGCCAGGCACGTGCTGATTTTCTGGCAGCAAATGACGCTGCAGCATTAGAGAACGCGAAAGCGCTTTACCTTGGTAAGAGTGGTCAGATTACAGAACAGATGAAAAGTCTGGGTAAATTGCCACCAGAGGAAAAAAAAGTACAGGGCGCAGTGATCAATGCCGCCAAAGTACAGATAGAAGAAGCCCTGACTGAAAGACGCGATGCCCTGGCGAATGCGCAAATGCAGGCACGCCTGAATGCAGAAGCGATCGATGTCAGCTTGCCGGGCCGTGGCCGTGGCGTTGGTGGTATCCACCCTGTCATGCGTACCTGGCAGCGCGTTGAAGAAATCTTCCGTTCCATCGGTTTTGACGTTGCAGATGGCCCCGAAATCGAAACGGACTGGACCAATTTTACCGCGCTCAATAGTCCTGAAAACCATCCTGCGCGTTCCATGCAGGACACCTTTTATGTCGATGGCAAAGATAGCCAGGGCAAACAATTATTGCTGCGTACCCATACCAGCCCCATGCAGGTGCGTTATGCGCGTATGAACAAACCGCCGATCAAGGTTATTGCACCTGGTCGTACTTATCGCGTCGATAGCGATGCCACGCACTCCCCGATGTTCCATCAGGTTGAGGGCTTGTGGATTGCTGAAGACATCAGCTTTGCTGACCTCAAAGGCGTGTACCTGAATTTCGTCAAAGCCTTCTTTGAAACTGACGATTTGCAGGTGCGTTTCCGCCCATCGTATTTTCCATTCACGGAACCTTCCGCCGAGATCGATATCGCCTTTGGCAGTGGCCCTTTGAAAGGCCGCTGGCTGGAAGTGTCTGGCTCTGGTCAGGTACATCCTAGCGTGGTACGTAACATGGGCCTGGACCCGGAAAAATACATAGGCTTCGCCTTTGGTTCCGGTCTCGAACGCCTGACCATGCTGCGTTATGGCGTCAATGATTTGCGCCTGTTCTACGAAGGCGATTTGCGCTTCCTGAAGCAATTCAACTAA
- the pheT gene encoding phenylalanine--tRNA ligase subunit beta, protein MQFSENWLRTMVDPKMTSDELSHMLTMSGLEVEEVEPVAPPFNNVVVAEIREIAKHPDADKLNVCQVDVGTGSLLNIVCGAPNVRVGMKVPCAMVGAVLPPGADGKPFEIKIGKLRGVESYGMLCSARELKLSEDHGGLMDLPSDAPVGQNFRDYYQLNDLKFTIKLTPNKADCLSVLGVAREVSALTGTAMQLPEAVVLPVTLQETLPVKVSAPDLCGRFAGRVIRGVNARAATPEWMKQRLERSGQRPISALVDISNYVMLELGRPSHVFDLDKIHGGLEVRWGKAGESLKLLNGNTVEVDDWVGVISDDKEIESLAGIMGGDSTSVTLDTQNIYLEAAFWWPQAIQGRARRFNFSTDAAHRFERGVDFASIVEHIERISALIVEICGGAEQVKLGPVDDQIVNLPQRPPVKLRTARAVKVIGVALDDARIADIFTRLGLQFTQQPGEFLVTPPSYRFDIEIEEDLIEEVARVYGFENIPALPPVAANAMLIAPENQRSLFAVRRLVADQDYQEVVNYSFVEEAWEKDFAGNDAPVKLLNPIASQMSVMRTSMIGSLVANTRYNLNRKLNRVRIFEIGAVYLQDAGVQDGPLEVAGYHQPKRLAALAYGPVAEEQWGQDTRNVDFFDIKADLEALFAPGALRFVKNEHVALHPGRSASIEFDGKVVGFIGELHPRLQQKYDLPLAPVVFEVDVTALQQVQVPSYQEISKFQAVTRDLALVVKQTVVVQNLLDVFKQESQQNEACKIVQGFVLFDEYRGKGLEADEKSLAFRFSLQDTQSTLQDDKVEAAMQALVQAASQQFAAKLR, encoded by the coding sequence ATGCAATTTTCTGAAAACTGGCTACGTACCATGGTCGATCCGAAGATGACTTCGGATGAGTTGTCCCATATGCTCACCATGTCGGGATTGGAAGTCGAAGAGGTGGAGCCGGTTGCTCCCCCATTTAACAATGTCGTGGTCGCGGAAATCCGCGAAATCGCCAAGCATCCTGATGCTGACAAACTCAATGTCTGCCAGGTCGATGTAGGCACAGGCAGTCTCTTGAATATCGTCTGTGGCGCACCGAATGTACGCGTGGGCATGAAAGTGCCGTGCGCCATGGTCGGTGCCGTCCTGCCACCTGGTGCAGATGGCAAACCATTTGAAATCAAGATAGGCAAGCTGCGCGGCGTAGAGTCTTACGGCATGTTGTGTTCAGCCCGTGAATTGAAATTGTCAGAGGACCACGGTGGTTTGATGGACTTGCCATCTGATGCGCCTGTCGGTCAGAACTTCCGTGATTACTATCAACTCAATGACCTGAAATTCACCATCAAGCTGACACCTAACAAGGCGGATTGTCTGTCGGTACTCGGCGTGGCACGTGAAGTATCTGCCCTGACTGGTACAGCCATGCAATTGCCAGAGGCTGTCGTGCTGCCGGTGACTTTGCAAGAAACCCTGCCAGTTAAAGTCAGCGCTCCTGATCTGTGCGGTCGTTTTGCCGGTCGTGTTATCCGTGGCGTCAATGCCCGTGCCGCGACGCCGGAATGGATGAAGCAAAGGCTGGAACGCAGTGGTCAACGCCCTATCTCTGCGCTGGTCGATATTTCCAACTATGTCATGCTGGAACTTGGTCGTCCTTCCCATGTGTTTGACCTGGACAAAATCCATGGTGGCCTGGAAGTGCGTTGGGGTAAAGCTGGCGAATCGCTGAAGCTCTTGAACGGCAATACTGTTGAGGTAGATGATTGGGTTGGTGTTATTTCTGATGATAAAGAAATCGAATCCCTGGCCGGTATCATGGGCGGTGATTCCACATCTGTAACACTGGATACGCAAAACATTTATCTGGAAGCTGCTTTCTGGTGGCCGCAAGCGATACAGGGCCGTGCCCGTCGCTTCAATTTCTCTACCGATGCAGCGCACCGCTTTGAGCGCGGTGTAGACTTTGCCTCCATCGTTGAGCATATAGAACGTATCAGCGCCCTGATCGTTGAGATTTGTGGTGGCGCAGAACAAGTCAAGCTGGGTCCGGTAGATGACCAGATAGTCAACCTGCCACAACGTCCGCCAGTCAAGCTGCGTACCGCACGCGCCGTGAAAGTCATCGGTGTGGCGCTGGATGATGCCAGGATTGCTGATATTTTCACCCGCCTGGGTTTGCAGTTCACCCAGCAGCCAGGTGAGTTCCTGGTGACACCGCCATCTTATCGCTTCGATATAGAAATCGAAGAAGATCTGATCGAAGAAGTAGCGCGTGTATATGGTTTTGAAAATATTCCTGCACTGCCGCCAGTAGCTGCCAATGCCATGCTGATCGCACCAGAAAACCAGCGTTCGCTGTTTGCCGTGCGTCGCCTCGTGGCTGACCAGGATTATCAGGAAGTCGTGAATTACAGCTTCGTTGAAGAAGCATGGGAAAAAGATTTTGCTGGCAATGATGCGCCAGTTAAATTGCTCAATCCTATCGCCAGCCAGATGAGTGTCATGCGTACCAGCATGATAGGTAGCCTGGTAGCCAATACTCGCTATAACCTGAACCGTAAACTGAATCGCGTCCGTATTTTTGAAATCGGCGCAGTGTATTTGCAAGATGCTGGCGTGCAGGATGGTCCGCTGGAAGTGGCTGGCTATCACCAGCCTAAACGCCTGGCAGCTTTGGCCTATGGCCCGGTAGCAGAAGAGCAGTGGGGTCAGGATACCCGCAATGTTGATTTCTTTGATATCAAGGCTGATCTTGAGGCCTTGTTTGCACCAGGTGCCCTGCGTTTTGTTAAAAATGAGCATGTCGCCCTGCATCCAGGCCGCAGTGCAAGCATAGAATTTGACGGTAAAGTCGTTGGCTTTATTGGTGAATTGCACCCGCGTCTGCAGCAAAAATATGACCTGCCTTTGGCGCCGGTGGTATTTGAAGTCGATGTGACAGCCTTGCAACAAGTGCAGGTGCCCTCATATCAGGAAATATCCAAGTTCCAGGCAGTGACCCGCGATCTGGCGCTAGTTGTCAAACAGACAGTTGTAGTGCAAAATCTGCTGGATGTTTTCAAGCAGGAATCGCAGCAGAACGAAGCATGTAAAATCGTGCAAGGCTTTGTTTTGTTTGATGAATATCGTGGAAAAGGTCTGGAAGCAGATGAGAAAAGTCTTGCTTTCCGCTTTAGCTTGCAAGATACTCAAAGTACGCTGCAAGACGATAAAGTGGAGGCTGCAATGCAAGCCCTGGTGCAAGCTGCGAGTCAGCAATTTGCTGCCAAACTGCGTTGA